The following nucleotide sequence is from Nitratidesulfovibrio termitidis HI1.
CCAGGCGCCGCTCTCGTTGATTCCGGCCGCGCGCAGGTAGAGTTCGGTCAGCAGGCGCACCACGCGGCCGTTGCCGTCACGGAAGGGGTGAAGCCACGTCAGCCTGTGGTGGCTGGCGGCCGCCGCGATGAGCCTGTCCAGTCCGTGGTGGCGGTCTGGCGCGTATGCTTCGGCAAACTGGCGCATCAACCCGGGCAGGTCGCGGGCCAGCGGGCCGTGGATGCTGGCCCCGCCGTCCACGGACACTTCGCGGTCGCGCAACTGGCCGGGCGTCACGGAAATGTCGGTGAACCGGCCCCCGGAATGCACATACTGGTGCGCCTCGGGCAGGTGGCTGAAAAATTCGCGGTGCATGTCCAGCAGGAAGTCCGTGGAGCAGATGTCGCGGGGCGCTTCTGCCAGTTGCCGCAGCAGGGCTGACTCCGTTTCCACGTGGGCGAGGCCCAGTTCCTGCGCGTAACGGCGTTGGTCGTCGGGCGAAAAGCGCTGTTGGTACGCGGCCTCGATGGCGAAGATGGACGTCCTGCTGCCTTCGATCAGGTTGCTGTGGTAGCTGTTCAGCAGTTTGACGCGCTCGCGCAGCGTATCCGCCGTCAGTGGATGCAGGCTGCCGTCCAGTTGGGCGGAGGCGCGCACCACCGCCAGCGCCTGATCGCGCAGTTCATCAAGGTGTTGCCCCTCGGGCAGGACAGGAGCCAGCGTGGCCGGTATGTTGTCCGGTTTCATATGCCGAATATATAGGGAGATACGAACAAAAAGGCAATGTGTTTTGGCCGGTTCATTGGCCGGTTCGTAGCGTGGGTTTGGGGAGGAGGATTCGCCCGCCCACGGCAGCGGGAGAAGACGGTTGCGACTTTTGTTGACTTCGATTTTCATTTTCAATACACAGGGAGTGCCGCCGACGTGGCCCACCCGGCACCGATGACGCCGCCCCCCTGCGTC
It contains:
- a CDS encoding Fic family protein is translated as MKPDNIPATLAPVLPEGQHLDELRDQALAVVRASAQLDGSLHPLTADTLRERVKLLNSYHSNLIEGSRTSIFAIEAAYQQRFSPDDQRRYAQELGLAHVETESALLRQLAEAPRDICSTDFLLDMHREFFSHLPEAHQYVHSGGRFTDISVTPGQLRDREVSVDGGASIHGPLARDLPGLMRQFAEAYAPDRHHGLDRLIAAAASHHRLTWLHPFRDGNGRVVRLLTELYLRAAGINESGAWSFSRGISRDRAGYFIHLNAADPQRDGRFGLVDLADFCAFVLETCLDQISFMAASLNVRNIALRYQTVVHRHLVGIPQAAGVLRSEDAALVARLLALVFETGELERGMATMVLGKSQRTGRRVLSLLLRTGLLQAATHVAPVRVALPTFALSDLFPPLFPDAVVGGPAL